The Mesorhizobium sp. NBSH29 genome has a segment encoding these proteins:
- the hemH gene encoding ferrochelatase yields MKKPTASRDANKATGPLPAGHPSVPRRKVGVMLVNLGTPDGTTYAPMWRYLREFLSDPRVIELNRAIWYPILYGLVLTTRPQKSGANYARIWNRKKDESPLRTITRSQSEKLADIFAGDPEIIVDWGMRYGTPSIAETVERLHAQGCDRILSFPLYPQYSATTTATANDQLFRALMKMRAAPAVRTVPPYHDEPVYIEALAQSVEQHLATLDFKPEIILASFHGIPKAYFDKGDMYHCHCQKTTRLLRERLGLDARQLMTTFQSRFGAQEWLQPYTDKTVEKLAHDGVKNIAIINPGFSADCIETLDEIGREVAEEFFAAGGEKFSHIPCLNDSVQGMAVIEEVVRRELEGWF; encoded by the coding sequence TGCCCGCTGGGCATCCCTCCGTGCCACGGCGCAAGGTGGGTGTGATGCTGGTCAATCTGGGTACGCCAGACGGCACCACTTACGCACCCATGTGGCGTTATTTGCGCGAGTTCCTGTCGGACCCACGCGTGATCGAGCTGAACCGCGCCATCTGGTATCCGATCCTCTATGGCCTCGTGCTGACAACGCGCCCGCAAAAGTCTGGCGCGAATTATGCCCGCATCTGGAACCGTAAAAAAGATGAGTCACCGCTGCGCACCATCACCCGCAGTCAAAGCGAAAAGCTGGCAGACATTTTTGCCGGTGATCCCGAAATCATCGTCGATTGGGGCATGCGCTATGGCACGCCATCCATCGCCGAAACGGTCGAGCGACTGCACGCTCAAGGGTGCGACCGCATCCTGTCTTTCCCGCTCTACCCACAATATTCGGCAACCACCACTGCCACCGCCAATGACCAGCTGTTCCGCGCTCTGATGAAAATGCGCGCCGCCCCTGCCGTGCGCACAGTGCCGCCCTATCATGATGAGCCAGTCTATATCGAAGCGCTTGCCCAGTCGGTCGAGCAGCATCTGGCGACGCTCGATTTCAAGCCGGAAATCATCCTGGCCTCGTTTCACGGCATCCCGAAAGCCTACTTCGATAAAGGCGACATGTATCATTGCCACTGCCAGAAGACGACGCGCCTGCTGCGCGAACGGCTGGGGCTGGACGCAAGGCAGTTGATGACAACCTTCCAGTCCCGCTTCGGCGCGCAGGAATGGCTGCAGCCCTATACGGACAAGACCGTTGAAAAGCTGGCGCATGACGGCGTGAAGAACATCGCCATTATCAATCCCGGCTTCTCGGCGGATTGCATCGAGACGCTGGATGAAATCGGCCGCGAAGTGGCTGAGGAATTCTTCGCAGCCGGCGGCGAAAAGTTCAGCCACATTCCCTGCCTCAATGACAGCGTGCAAGGAATGGCCGTCATCGAAGAAGTGGTGCGCCGCGAGCTTGAAGGCTGGTTCTAG
- a CDS encoding Csu type fimbrial protein, with the protein MKKSFICGLFSASLLLGVAPAMAQPTGNLQVRATVGSGCQFRTGGDEVMIDFGLIPEVISETTEASPAPGSGISFICSAGLAYHIGLDGGLNPESPLLRNLVSPAGDKIVYAINAPGLPAWGNEEGVNTYDGVGDGQAVELLPIASLMVSPVPYPSGDYSDTVKISIFY; encoded by the coding sequence ATGAAAAAGAGCTTTATCTGCGGATTGTTTTCAGCGTCGCTGCTGTTGGGTGTTGCGCCGGCCATGGCTCAGCCGACCGGAAATCTCCAGGTGAGGGCGACCGTTGGTTCAGGTTGTCAGTTCCGCACGGGCGGCGACGAGGTCATGATCGATTTCGGATTGATACCTGAAGTGATCAGTGAAACCACTGAAGCATCGCCGGCACCGGGTTCGGGCATTTCGTTTATCTGTTCGGCAGGTCTAGCCTATCATATTGGACTTGATGGAGGTCTGAATCCGGAATCTCCACTGTTACGGAACTTGGTTTCGCCAGCGGGCGATAAGATTGTGTACGCGATCAACGCTCCAGGTTTGCCTGCATGGGGCAATGAGGAGGGAGTGAATACGTATGATGGCGTCGGTGATGGACAGGCAGTTGAACTTCTTCCGATTGCGTCTTTAATGGTCTCTCCCGTCCCATATCCGTCCGGAGATTACTCGGATACTGTGAAGATTTCGATTTTCTATTGA
- a CDS encoding fimbria/pilus outer membrane usher protein has product MTMRAYLGVAVLVLASTGPAFASSISDEDAEAGVELVLSVSVNNRSVKDLIVVRQMADGAICATAESLEQIGLKVKRAAISRSGQVCLQDLPGITFSVDEPAQRIDFEAIDAARMPLQLNKQNQAAPVDWSALQTSPTAIINYAFYGGAEFDWDKDINTQFLSGSFDTRLSSRFGVVSSSLLARLSETEYHAQDADSVVRLDSAWEYMHPQRAMAYRLGDSLSSAPQWGTSYRLGGIQISRNFDIRPDLITAATPDFSGSSAVPTELDVYLNNVRVYSGEVPAGPFAYSPGNLGGGGTARLVMRDELGREVTRDVRYYLMPGLLTPGLADFSLEAGFPRLSYGRESFDYEQTPVASATLRYGFTNQFTGEAHVKTFDGLVNGGIGFVAAGGLGGIHLGVAGSHFEGLTGGRVYARYQGGGRELSYYAGTERGFGDYLDVSTLLARQDDEKIPVSARARTIDRAGVSFPGLFDKSRLSFGWTQIRGAGEGDDGHYINGSWTNPITDNISFYANAYGKFDSSDNYGVFAGLTMRFGDNKSASANVVADKNGVGLSARASKSSGSEEGAVGWTIAARQHSDGGGTRSASGTYRTAPVFLAAGVDQSDSSKARVTGSAEGSIIAAGGGVFVANRANDSFAVVNVGVPGVDVTRNGRRIATSGRNGRALITNLESFRQNRIGIDAANLPLELQTETTNATVVPNYRSGVVVDLGVRKVQAASVTVQLADGSVVPIGSVAARSGTIDNTVVGYDGLIYLTGLVAGRNDIQVTMPGNETCQTSFEYDPKGGAQQTIGPVTCL; this is encoded by the coding sequence ATGACCATGCGGGCGTACCTTGGTGTTGCTGTCCTTGTTCTGGCCAGCACCGGGCCTGCATTCGCGTCATCGATTTCAGACGAGGATGCAGAGGCCGGTGTAGAACTTGTCCTCTCCGTGAGCGTTAACAATCGCAGTGTCAAAGATCTGATTGTTGTCCGGCAAATGGCGGACGGTGCGATTTGCGCGACGGCAGAAAGCCTCGAACAGATTGGGCTGAAAGTTAAGCGTGCCGCCATCTCCAGATCGGGACAGGTGTGCCTGCAGGATTTGCCTGGGATAACCTTTAGCGTTGATGAGCCCGCTCAGCGGATCGATTTCGAAGCGATTGATGCGGCTCGAATGCCCCTTCAACTGAACAAGCAGAATCAAGCTGCACCCGTGGACTGGAGCGCGTTGCAGACCAGTCCCACCGCCATCATCAATTACGCATTCTACGGCGGCGCCGAGTTTGATTGGGACAAAGACATCAATACCCAGTTTCTGTCCGGCTCTTTCGATACGCGACTGTCGTCAAGATTTGGAGTGGTTTCGAGCAGTTTGCTGGCCCGTTTGAGCGAGACTGAATATCATGCCCAAGATGCCGACAGTGTCGTGCGTCTGGACTCTGCCTGGGAGTACATGCATCCGCAACGGGCTATGGCTTACCGCCTGGGTGACAGTTTATCCAGCGCACCACAGTGGGGAACCTCGTACCGTTTGGGTGGCATCCAGATTAGCCGTAACTTTGATATCCGGCCCGATTTGATCACCGCAGCCACGCCCGACTTCTCGGGCAGTTCGGCCGTGCCTACCGAGCTCGACGTCTATCTCAACAACGTCAGGGTTTATTCCGGTGAAGTGCCTGCTGGGCCTTTTGCGTACTCGCCCGGAAATTTGGGAGGTGGGGGAACTGCACGCCTGGTTATGCGCGACGAGTTGGGACGCGAAGTCACAAGGGATGTTCGTTACTACCTCATGCCAGGTCTTCTCACGCCGGGTCTGGCTGACTTCTCGCTGGAGGCTGGTTTTCCGCGGCTCTCCTACGGCAGGGAGTCTTTTGATTACGAGCAAACACCGGTCGCATCAGCGACACTGCGTTACGGGTTCACTAATCAGTTCACTGGCGAAGCGCATGTGAAGACCTTCGACGGCCTGGTCAATGGGGGTATCGGCTTCGTTGCAGCAGGCGGCCTGGGCGGCATCCATCTCGGTGTGGCCGGGAGCCATTTCGAAGGGCTCACCGGTGGTCGGGTCTATGCGCGATATCAGGGCGGCGGACGTGAGCTCAGCTACTACGCAGGCACAGAGCGCGGTTTTGGGGACTATCTGGACGTCTCAACGCTGCTGGCACGCCAAGATGATGAAAAGATTCCTGTTTCGGCACGCGCACGCACGATTGATCGTGCTGGGGTGTCGTTCCCTGGTCTGTTCGACAAGTCTCGACTGAGCTTCGGCTGGACCCAAATACGTGGCGCAGGAGAGGGTGACGATGGGCACTATATCAACGGCTCGTGGACAAACCCAATCACCGACAACATATCGTTTTATGCCAACGCGTACGGCAAGTTCGACAGCAGCGACAATTATGGTGTTTTTGCCGGTCTTACGATGAGGTTCGGAGATAACAAGTCAGCAAGCGCAAACGTCGTTGCGGATAAGAATGGTGTTGGGCTGTCGGCGCGAGCGAGCAAATCGAGCGGGTCAGAAGAAGGTGCCGTCGGCTGGACCATCGCGGCGCGTCAGCATAGCGATGGCGGCGGAACCCGCAGCGCTTCGGGCACCTATCGAACCGCACCGGTTTTCCTGGCGGCTGGGGTCGACCAATCCGATTCAAGCAAGGCTCGTGTGACTGGCAGCGCCGAGGGGTCCATCATAGCGGCCGGGGGAGGCGTGTTCGTCGCAAACCGTGCAAATGACTCGTTTGCGGTCGTCAATGTGGGGGTTCCCGGCGTCGATGTCACGCGCAACGGGCGCCGAATTGCCACCAGTGGGCGTAACGGTCGTGCCCTGATCACCAATCTGGAATCCTTCCGACAGAACCGCATCGGCATCGATGCCGCCAATCTGCCGTTGGAGCTCCAAACGGAAACGACCAACGCAACCGTTGTGCCGAATTACCGTTCCGGAGTCGTGGTGGACCTTGGGGTACGCAAGGTTCAAGCAGCTTCAGTAACAGTTCAACTGGCCGATGGGTCTGTCGTTCCTATCGGCAGTGTCGCCGCGCGGTCAGGCACCATAGACAATACTGTGGTGGGCTATGACGGTCTGATTTATCTCACCGGTCTTGTGGCTGGCCGAAACGATATTCAGGTCACCATGCCTGGCAATGAAACCTGCCAGACTTCGTTCGAATACGACCCAAAGGGCGGTGCACAGCAAACGATTGGACCTGTCACATGTCTTTGA
- a CDS encoding Csu type fimbrial protein, whose amino-acid sequence MKKLALLAALSMSLSLPAASAFAQPTGNLQVRATVGSGCQFRTGGDEVMIDFGLIPEVISETTEASPAPGSGISFICSAGLAYHIGLDGGLNPVSPLTRRLVSPAGDEIRYVLKAPGLIGWGNEEGVNTYDGVGDGQPVELLPIASLKVSPVPYAPGDYADTVKISIFY is encoded by the coding sequence ATGAAAAAACTTGCTCTATTAGCTGCTCTTTCGATGTCACTTTCTTTGCCTGCGGCATCTGCTTTTGCTCAGCCGACCGGAAATCTTCAGGTGAGGGCGACCGTTGGTTCAGGTTGTCAGTTCCGCACGGGCGGCGACGAGGTCATGATCGATTTCGGATTGATACCTGAAGTGATCAGTGAAACCACTGAAGCATCGCCGGCACCGGGTTCGGGCATTTCGTTTATTTGTTCGGCAGGTCTAGCCTATCATATTGGACTCGATGGAGGTCTGAATCCGGTATCTCCACTGACCCGGAGATTGGTTTCGCCAGCGGGCGATGAGATTCGGTACGTGCTCAAAGCTCCAGGTTTGATTGGATGGGGCAATGAGGAGGGAGTGAATACGTATGATGGCGTCGGTGATGGACAGCCAGTTGAGCTTCTTCCGATTGCGTCTTTAAAGGTCTCTCCCGTCCCATATGCGCCTGGAGATTACGCGGATACTGTGAAGATTTCGATTTTCTATTGA
- a CDS encoding NAD(P)/FAD-dependent oxidoreductase: MARKLDLRTGRTVWSAYKVPKIETTALKRDIETDVIIIGIGISGAMAAERLTASGHKVVMIDRRDGAMLGSTPATTALVQFEIDQPLTVLTKKIGKAKAQAAYRRSRLAVANLTGRIEELGIECNATPKPSLYLSGDEMSADDLAEEAEARRSAGINALFLKRKEIKSRFGISRDGAILGHGNLALDPRKLTAGLLLKAAERGASLYTPVEAKTFSETKDGVTVTTSQGITISAKFVVIATGYELMDKVPAGGHSIISTWAIATAPQKDFDWKSLPLIWEASDPYLYLRATKDGRIICGGEDEEFTDTEKRDALLDAKTKTIARKLKALLPALDVTPEFAWAGSFGTTSTGLPLIDRLKGKKRIFSLMGYGGNGITYSQIASEIIGTAIEGGTDSDAGLYAL; the protein is encoded by the coding sequence ATGGCCCGGAAACTTGATCTGAGAACGGGCCGCACGGTCTGGAGCGCCTATAAGGTTCCCAAGATCGAGACCACTGCGCTGAAGCGCGATATCGAGACGGATGTCATCATCATCGGCATCGGCATCAGCGGCGCAATGGCAGCCGAGCGCCTCACCGCATCGGGCCACAAGGTCGTGATGATCGACAGGCGCGATGGCGCAATGCTTGGCTCAACGCCTGCCACAACCGCTCTGGTGCAATTCGAGATCGACCAGCCACTCACCGTCCTGACAAAGAAGATCGGCAAGGCAAAGGCGCAGGCTGCATATCGTCGCTCGCGGCTGGCTGTCGCAAACCTCACCGGCCGCATCGAGGAACTGGGCATTGAATGCAATGCCACACCCAAGCCCTCACTCTATCTCTCCGGCGATGAAATGAGCGCCGATGACCTTGCAGAGGAGGCCGAAGCGCGTCGCTCTGCCGGCATTAATGCGCTGTTTCTGAAACGCAAGGAGATCAAATCGCGCTTCGGCATCAGCCGCGATGGCGCTATTCTGGGCCATGGCAATCTGGCCCTTGATCCGCGCAAGCTGACGGCAGGACTGCTGTTAAAAGCCGCCGAACGGGGTGCCAGCCTCTACACGCCTGTTGAGGCCAAGACATTCAGCGAGACGAAGGACGGCGTCACCGTCACCACCAGCCAGGGCATCACCATTTCGGCAAAGTTCGTCGTCATCGCGACCGGCTATGAACTGATGGACAAGGTACCGGCCGGCGGCCATTCGATCATCTCCACCTGGGCAATTGCCACCGCGCCGCAAAAGGATTTCGACTGGAAAAGCCTGCCATTGATCTGGGAAGCCTCAGACCCCTATCTCTACCTGCGCGCCACCAAGGACGGCCGTATTATCTGCGGCGGCGAGGATGAGGAATTCACTGACACCGAAAAACGGGATGCGCTGCTTGATGCAAAAACCAAAACCATCGCCAGGAAATTGAAGGCGTTGCTGCCCGCGCTCGATGTCACGCCGGAATTCGCCTGGGCCGGCTCCTTCGGCACCACCAGCACCGGCCTGCCGCTGATAGACCGGCTGAAAGGCAAGAAGCGCATTTTCAGCCTGATGGGCTATGGCGGCAATGGCATCACCTACTCACAGATCGCCTCCGAAATAATCGGCACCGCGATTGAAGGCGGCACCGATAGCGATGCAGGACTTTATGCGCTGTGA
- a CDS encoding fimbrial biogenesis chaperone, translating into MTTLVSISTLFCSEFGRIMIRSFMIFSILLSFQFMPAAYAASLGVSPVSLDLAANRRSATVRVENLGRSKASLQARMMKWTQVDGKNVLQPTQNVVVSPPLASIEPGVTYTFRILHKGKPTSGEETYRLLIDELPSVNVGRPSTSISMLVQQSIPVFFNNPDTLAKLTWDIKKTKNGYQLSATNSGNRHSKIADIKINNKLVKRGMAGYLLPGTTRTWPMAGSSFSKLKPGSTVTVTASGSDYGVKTDVTVGG; encoded by the coding sequence ATGACGACTTTAGTTTCTATATCGACTTTGTTTTGTTCAGAATTTGGAAGAATTATGATCCGCTCTTTTATGATATTCTCCATTTTGTTGTCTTTCCAGTTCATGCCGGCTGCTTATGCAGCTTCACTTGGCGTATCTCCAGTTTCACTGGATCTGGCAGCGAACCGTCGCTCGGCGACTGTCCGGGTGGAGAATTTGGGGCGGTCCAAGGCCAGCCTCCAGGCACGGATGATGAAATGGACGCAGGTAGACGGCAAAAACGTTCTCCAGCCGACGCAAAACGTCGTGGTCAGCCCGCCGCTTGCGTCTATAGAGCCAGGAGTGACCTATACCTTTCGGATCTTGCATAAGGGGAAGCCCACAAGCGGTGAGGAGACCTATCGCCTGTTGATCGATGAGTTGCCCAGCGTCAATGTCGGGCGCCCCTCGACTTCCATTTCCATGCTGGTGCAGCAGTCCATCCCTGTGTTTTTCAATAATCCCGATACTTTGGCAAAACTGACGTGGGATATAAAGAAAACAAAGAATGGCTATCAGCTTTCGGCAACCAATAGCGGCAACCGTCATTCGAAGATCGCCGATATCAAGATCAATAATAAGCTCGTCAAGCGTGGAATGGCTGGCTATCTACTCCCAGGCACCACGCGCACCTGGCCGATGGCCGGCAGCAGTTTTTCCAAGCTGAAGCCAGGCTCCACCGTCACCGTTACGGCATCCGGAAGCGACTATGGGGTCAAAACTGATGTCACGGTCGGTGGATGA
- a CDS encoding Csu type fimbrial protein yields the protein MSLIRGHYVSGSMMRCRNPGLVAASAAVVLFFSSSQDAAAFSCEMSGWAMDVGQIDPTSTVPLDNSGRIQIRCRDGNPGDTVLLCPAIGALHSTHDKSARKMIPLSGAGSEERFVAYNLFTDAARTRVWTHPAWGAPGDVPSVRAHIREDGTAEAEFGIHSRVWPNTHSGHSGMYRGSTVPGSGDQQLFFDINSSSDQCSYTSSSTGGGEIEVLGTVIDSCTITGSDAVDFGRRGVGSGIVEAQGNISVRCTEATDFSVSLGGGAQNNILDRRMSKGSDMISYQLYTDPGRSSIFGDGVRGSQRAGTGMNAADVNVPVYGLADLSKNPPAGEYSDRVIITVTY from the coding sequence ATGTCTTTGATCAGAGGGCACTATGTAAGCGGATCTATGATGCGCTGCCGGAATCCTGGCTTGGTCGCTGCTTCGGCAGCGGTTGTTCTGTTCTTTTCATCATCCCAGGACGCCGCAGCATTTTCATGCGAGATGAGCGGATGGGCGATGGATGTGGGCCAGATTGACCCAACCTCAACTGTTCCACTCGACAATTCGGGCCGTATCCAGATCCGGTGCCGGGATGGAAACCCAGGCGACACTGTTCTCCTGTGTCCTGCTATCGGTGCGCTGCATTCGACACACGACAAGAGCGCACGAAAAATGATCCCGTTGAGCGGAGCCGGATCTGAAGAGCGTTTCGTTGCTTACAACCTGTTTACAGATGCGGCGCGCACGCGGGTCTGGACGCATCCTGCATGGGGTGCGCCAGGAGATGTTCCCTCTGTCAGAGCGCATATCCGGGAAGATGGTACTGCTGAGGCCGAGTTCGGCATTCACTCACGTGTCTGGCCCAACACACATAGCGGGCACTCGGGAATGTATCGGGGCTCAACCGTGCCGGGTTCAGGTGACCAGCAGCTGTTTTTCGATATCAATTCTTCAAGCGATCAATGCAGTTACACCAGTTCCAGCACTGGAGGTGGAGAAATTGAGGTGTTGGGAACGGTCATAGACAGTTGCACCATCACCGGCAGCGATGCCGTCGACTTTGGCCGACGCGGCGTTGGAAGTGGAATTGTGGAGGCGCAGGGCAATATTTCCGTGCGCTGTACCGAAGCGACAGATTTCTCGGTGTCTTTGGGCGGCGGCGCGCAGAACAATATTCTAGACCGCCGCATGAGCAAGGGCAGCGACATGATCAGCTACCAGCTCTATACCGATCCTGGCCGCAGCAGCATATTTGGCGATGGCGTACGGGGCAGTCAGCGCGCAGGAACCGGCATGAATGCAGCGGATGTGAACGTTCCGGTCTACGGTCTTGCAGACCTGTCAAAAAATCCGCCCGCTGGCGAATATTCGGACCGGGTGATCATTACAGTCACCTATTAG
- a CDS encoding Csu type fimbrial protein, translating into MKKLALLAALSMSLSLPAASAFAQPTGNLQVRATVGSGCQFRTGGDEVMIDFGLIPELISETTEASPAPGSGISFICSAGLAYHIGLDGGLGSEELVTRSLVSPEGFIIPYLISGPDLVDWGNEEGVNTYDGVGDGQAVELLPIAKLAQRENPYAPGDYADTVKISIFY; encoded by the coding sequence ATGAAAAAACTTGCTCTATTAGCTGCTCTTTCGATGTCACTTTCTTTGCCTGCGGCATCTGCTTTTGCTCAGCCGACCGGAAATCTTCAGGTGAGGGCGACCGTTGGTTCAGGTTGTCAGTTCCGCACGGGCGGCGACGAGGTCATGATCGATTTCGGATTGATACCTGAATTGATCAGTGAAACCACTGAAGCATCGCCGGCACCGGGTTCGGGCATTTCGTTTATCTGTTCGGCAGGTCTAGCCTATCATATTGGACTCGATGGAGGTCTGGGCTCGGAAGAACTTGTCACCCGGAGCTTGGTTTCGCCAGAGGGTTTTATAATACCTTACCTCATCTCCGGTCCAGATTTGGTGGACTGGGGTAATGAGGAGGGAGTGAATACGTATGATGGCGTCGGTGATGGACAGGCAGTTGAGCTTCTTCCGATAGCGAAACTCGCCCAGAGGGAAAATCCATATGCGCCTGGTGATTACGCGGATACTGTGAAGATTTCGATTTTCTATTGA